Proteins encoded in a region of the Balaenoptera ricei isolate mBalRic1 chromosome 19, mBalRic1.hap2, whole genome shotgun sequence genome:
- the U2AF2 gene encoding splicing factor U2AF 65 kDa subunit isoform X2, whose translation MSDFDEFERQLNENKQERDKENRHRKRSHSRSRSRDRKRRSRSRDRRNRDQRSASRDRRRRSKPLTRGAKEEHGGLIRSPRHEKKKKVRKYWDVPPPGFEHITPMQYKAMQAAGQIPATALLPTMTPDGLAVTPTPVPVVGSQMTRQARRLYVGNIPFGITEEAMMDFFNAQMRLGGLTQAPGNPVLAVQINQDKNFAFLEFRSVDETTQAMAFDGIIFQGQSLKIRRPHDYQPLPGMSENPSVYVPGVVSTVVPDSAHKLFIGGLPNYLNDDQVKELLTSFGPLKAFNLVKDSATGLSKGYAFCEYVDINVTDQAIAGLNGMQLGDKKLLVQRASVGAKNATLVSPPSTINQTPVTLQVPGLMSSQVQMGGHPTEVLCLMNMVLPEELLDDEEYEEIVEDVRDECSKYGLVKSIEIPRPVDGVEVPGCGKIFVEFTSVFDCQKAMQGLTGRKFANRVVVTKYCDPDSYHRRDFW comes from the exons ATGTCGGACTTCGACGAGTTCGAGCGGCAGCTCAACGAGAATAAGCAAG AGCGTGACAAGGAGAACCGGCACCGGAAGCGCAGCCACAGCCGCTCTCGAAGCCGGGACCGCAAGCGCCGCAGCCGCAGCCGGGACCGGCGCAACCGGGACCAGCGCAGCGCCTCCCGGGACAGGCGGCGCCGAAG caaaCCTTTGACCAGAGGCGCTAAAGAGGAGCACGGTGGATTGAT tcgtTCCCCCCGCCacgagaagaagaagaaggtccGTAAATATTGGGACGTGCCACCGCCCGGCTTCGAGCACATCACCCCCATGCAGTACAAGGCCATGCAAG CTGCCGGTCAGATTCCAGCCACCGCCCTTCTCCCCACCATGACCCCTGACGGTCTGGCTGTGACCCCGACGCCGGTGCCCGTGGTCGGTAGCCAGATGACCAGACAGGCCCGGCGCCTCTATGTGGGCAACATCCCCTTCGGCATCACTGAG GAGGCCATGATGGATTTCTTCAACGCCCAGATGCGCCTGGGGGGGCTGACGCAGGCCCCCGGCAATCCTGTCTTGGCAGTGCAGATTAACCAGGACAAGAACTTTGCCTTCTTAGAG ttCCGCTCAGTGGACGAGACCACGCAGGCCATGGCCTTTGACGGCATCATCTTCCAGGGCCAGTCACTGAAGATCCGCAGGCCTCACGACTACCAGCCCCTGCCTGGCATGTCGGAGAACCCCTCTGTCTATGTGCCTG GAGTCGTGTCCACTGTGGTCCCAGACTCTGCCCACAAGCTGTTCATCGGGGGCTTACCCAACTACCTGAATGACGACCAG GTAAAAGAGCTGTTGACATCGTTTGGGCCTCTCAAGGCCTTCAACCTGGTTAAGGACAGTGCCACGGGGCTCTCCAAGGGCTACGCCTTCTGTGAGTACGTGGACATCAACGTCACAGACCAG GCCATCGCGGGGCTGAACGGGATGCAGCTGGGGGATAAGAAGCTGCTTGTCCAGAGGGCAAGCGTGGGAGCCAAGAATGCCACGCTGGTGAGCCCCCCG AGTACCATCAACCAGACCCCCGTGACCTTGCAAGTGCCTGGCCTGATGAGCTCCCAGGTGCAGATGGGTGGTCACCCGACTGAGGTCCTGTGCCTCATGAACATGGTCCTGCCCGAGGAGCTGCTGGACGACGAGGAGTACGAGGAGATTGTGGAGGACGTGCGTGACGAGTGCAGCAAGTACGGGCTCGTCAAGTCCATCGAGATCCCCCGGCCCGTGGACGGCGTGGAGGTGCCCGGCTGCGGAAAG
- the CCDC106 gene encoding coiled-coil domain-containing protein 106 isoform X2 translates to MNERNISRRRTVKKDNEAFEISIPFDETPHLDPQIFYSLSPSQGNFEEPPEAASPTVALMNGVRAQLHMALERNSWLQKRIEDLEEERDFLRCQLDKFISSARMDAEDHCRLKSGPRRAEGDGRGGAGGEASDPESAASSLSGASAQGSNGERKRQKQKGGTGRRRFGKPKARERQRVKDADGVLCRYKKILGTFQKLKSMSRAFEHHRVDRNTVALTTPIAELLIVAPEKLAEVGEFDPSKERLLEYSRRCFLALDDETLKKVQALKKSKLLLPITYRFKR, encoded by the exons ATGAATGAGCGAAACATTAGCCGGAGGAGGACAG TGAAGAAGGACAATGAGGCCTTCGAGATTTCCATCCCCTTCGACGAGACGCCCCACCTAGACCCACAGATCTTTTACAGTCTGAGCCCCTCTCAGGGAAACTTCGAGG AGCCTCCGGAGGCTGCGTCCCCGACTGTGGCCCTGATGAACGGTGTCAGGGCCCAGCTGCACATGGCGCTGGAGAGGAACTCATGGCTGCAGAAGCGCATTGAGGacctggaggaggagagggactTCCTGCGGTGTCAGCTGGACAAGTTCATCTCCTCTGCCCGCATGGATGCAG AGGACCACTGCCGGCTGAAGTCTGGGCCCCGGCGGGCTGAGGGGGATGGcagaggcggggctgggggcgaGGCCTCAGACCCCGAGTCGGCGGCCTCCTCACTCAGCGGAGCGTCTGCACAAGGCAGTAAcggggagaggaagaggcagaagcaGAAAGGGGGCACTGGCCGGAGGCGCTTCGGGAAGCCCAAGGCCCGGGAGAGGCAGCGGG TGAAGGACGCCGACGGTGTGCTCTGCCGCTACAAGAAGATCCTGGGCACCTTCCAAAAGCTGAAGAGCATGTCTCGGGCCTTCGAGCACCACCGAGTGGACCGCAACACGGTGGCGCTGACCACGCCCATCGCGGAGTTGCTCATCGTGGCCCCCGAGAAGCTGGCGGAGGTGGGCGAGTTCGACCCCTCCAAGGAGCGTCTGCTCGAGTACTCGCGCCGCTGCTTCCTGGCCCTGGACGATGAGACCCTCAAGAAGGTGCAGGCCCTCAAGAAGAGCAAGTTGCTGCTTCCCATCACTTACCGCTTCAAGCGGTGA
- the CCDC106 gene encoding coiled-coil domain-containing protein 106 isoform X1, translating to MNERNISRRRTGEELDPAPPSAPQPLPAVPALSSPGLRGWGLVRGSLGLPWGDPGLFFPVKKDNEAFEISIPFDETPHLDPQIFYSLSPSQGNFEEPPEAASPTVALMNGVRAQLHMALERNSWLQKRIEDLEEERDFLRCQLDKFISSARMDAEDHCRLKSGPRRAEGDGRGGAGGEASDPESAASSLSGASAQGSNGERKRQKQKGGTGRRRFGKPKARERQRVKDADGVLCRYKKILGTFQKLKSMSRAFEHHRVDRNTVALTTPIAELLIVAPEKLAEVGEFDPSKERLLEYSRRCFLALDDETLKKVQALKKSKLLLPITYRFKR from the exons ATGAATGAGCGAAACATTAGCCGGAGGAGGACAGGTGAGGAACTGGACCCCGCTCCACCCTCCGCCCCACAGCCGCTGCCCGCCGTCCCTGCCCTTTCCTCTCCAGGGCTGCGTGGTTGGGGGCTGGTCCGAggctccttgggacttccctggggtgaCCCTGGCCTCTTTTTTCCAGTGAAGAAGGACAATGAGGCCTTCGAGATTTCCATCCCCTTCGACGAGACGCCCCACCTAGACCCACAGATCTTTTACAGTCTGAGCCCCTCTCAGGGAAACTTCGAGG AGCCTCCGGAGGCTGCGTCCCCGACTGTGGCCCTGATGAACGGTGTCAGGGCCCAGCTGCACATGGCGCTGGAGAGGAACTCATGGCTGCAGAAGCGCATTGAGGacctggaggaggagagggactTCCTGCGGTGTCAGCTGGACAAGTTCATCTCCTCTGCCCGCATGGATGCAG AGGACCACTGCCGGCTGAAGTCTGGGCCCCGGCGGGCTGAGGGGGATGGcagaggcggggctgggggcgaGGCCTCAGACCCCGAGTCGGCGGCCTCCTCACTCAGCGGAGCGTCTGCACAAGGCAGTAAcggggagaggaagaggcagaagcaGAAAGGGGGCACTGGCCGGAGGCGCTTCGGGAAGCCCAAGGCCCGGGAGAGGCAGCGGG TGAAGGACGCCGACGGTGTGCTCTGCCGCTACAAGAAGATCCTGGGCACCTTCCAAAAGCTGAAGAGCATGTCTCGGGCCTTCGAGCACCACCGAGTGGACCGCAACACGGTGGCGCTGACCACGCCCATCGCGGAGTTGCTCATCGTGGCCCCCGAGAAGCTGGCGGAGGTGGGCGAGTTCGACCCCTCCAAGGAGCGTCTGCTCGAGTACTCGCGCCGCTGCTTCCTGGCCCTGGACGATGAGACCCTCAAGAAGGTGCAGGCCCTCAAGAAGAGCAAGTTGCTGCTTCCCATCACTTACCGCTTCAAGCGGTGA
- the ZNF580 gene encoding zinc finger protein 580 isoform X2 → MAPLRARGRFNLFASCIPGSDSREASPHNARTAKAMHAWRRGPGARGRRSEAGRHPEPLFAGVCFPPGRISGAASGREGGRSGSRLRALRVHDPARRTSWGRPSSRFPPRSDPRDLRTASRRREDAGQLAQHVLDHLAGRNFLDRGETAGAAQNLLFLLPPLPSCSAAPLWFPPRHDLLVDTRSIRY, encoded by the exons ATGGCTCCACTTAGGGCTCGCGGAAGGTTTAATCTCTTCGCCTCTTGCATCCCGGGATCAGACTCTCGGGAGGCCTCTCCTCATAACGCACGGACAGCAAAGGCCATGCATGCCTGGAGGAGGGGTCCAGGAGCACGAGGACGG AGAAGTGAGGCGGGCAGACACCCGGAACCGTTGTTCGCGGGTGTTTGTTTCCCGCCGGGGCGGATTTCTGGGGCCGCGTCTGGCCGAGAAGGAGGCAGGAGCGGGAGCCGTCTCCGGGCTCTCCGAGTCCATGACCCCGCGCGGCGGACATCCTGGGGCCGCCCCTCGAGCCGCTTCCCACCGCGCTCGGACCCGAGAGACCTCCGCACCGCGAGCCGGCGCCGGGAG GATGCCGGGCAGCTGGCGCAGCACGTTCTGGACCACTTGGCTGGAAGGAATTTCCTGGACCGTGGAGAGACTGCAGGAGCTGCACAGAATCTCTTGTTTCTG ctgcctcccctccccagctgcagCGCCGCCCCGCTCTGGTTCCCCCCGCGCCACGACCTGCTCGTGGACACGCGCAGCATTCGCTACTAG
- the U2AF2 gene encoding splicing factor U2AF 65 kDa subunit isoform X1 produces MSDFDEFERQLNENKQERDKENRHRKRSHSRSRSRDRKRRSRSRDRRNRDQRSASRDRRRRSKPLTRGAKEEHGGLIRSPRHEKKKKVRKYWDVPPPGFEHITPMQYKAMQAAGQIPATALLPTMTPDGLAVTPTPVPVVGSQMTRQARRLYVGNIPFGITEEAMMDFFNAQMRLGGLTQAPGNPVLAVQINQDKNFAFLEFRSVDETTQAMAFDGIIFQGQSLKIRRPHDYQPLPGMSENPSVYVPGVVSTVVPDSAHKLFIGGLPNYLNDDQVDPSSPPAPPPSRPSSTLSWRLGLPQVKELLTSFGPLKAFNLVKDSATGLSKGYAFCEYVDINVTDQAIAGLNGMQLGDKKLLVQRASVGAKNATLSTINQTPVTLQVPGLMSSQVQMGGHPTEVLCLMNMVLPEELLDDEEYEEIVEDVRDECSKYGLVKSIEIPRPVDGVEVPGCGKIFVEFTSVFDCQKAMQGLTGRKFANRVVVTKYCDPDSYHRRDFW; encoded by the exons ATGTCGGACTTCGACGAGTTCGAGCGGCAGCTCAACGAGAATAAGCAAG AGCGTGACAAGGAGAACCGGCACCGGAAGCGCAGCCACAGCCGCTCTCGAAGCCGGGACCGCAAGCGCCGCAGCCGCAGCCGGGACCGGCGCAACCGGGACCAGCGCAGCGCCTCCCGGGACAGGCGGCGCCGAAG caaaCCTTTGACCAGAGGCGCTAAAGAGGAGCACGGTGGATTGAT tcgtTCCCCCCGCCacgagaagaagaagaaggtccGTAAATATTGGGACGTGCCACCGCCCGGCTTCGAGCACATCACCCCCATGCAGTACAAGGCCATGCAAG CTGCCGGTCAGATTCCAGCCACCGCCCTTCTCCCCACCATGACCCCTGACGGTCTGGCTGTGACCCCGACGCCGGTGCCCGTGGTCGGTAGCCAGATGACCAGACAGGCCCGGCGCCTCTATGTGGGCAACATCCCCTTCGGCATCACTGAG GAGGCCATGATGGATTTCTTCAACGCCCAGATGCGCCTGGGGGGGCTGACGCAGGCCCCCGGCAATCCTGTCTTGGCAGTGCAGATTAACCAGGACAAGAACTTTGCCTTCTTAGAG ttCCGCTCAGTGGACGAGACCACGCAGGCCATGGCCTTTGACGGCATCATCTTCCAGGGCCAGTCACTGAAGATCCGCAGGCCTCACGACTACCAGCCCCTGCCTGGCATGTCGGAGAACCCCTCTGTCTATGTGCCTG GAGTCGTGTCCACTGTGGTCCCAGACTCTGCCCACAAGCTGTTCATCGGGGGCTTACCCAACTACCTGAATGACGACCAGGTAGACCCTTCGtctcctcccgcccctcccccgtcACGGCCTTCGTCCACACTCTCATGGCGTCTTGGCCTGCCACAGGTAAAAGAGCTGTTGACATCGTTTGGGCCTCTCAAGGCCTTCAACCTGGTTAAGGACAGTGCCACGGGGCTCTCCAAGGGCTACGCCTTCTGTGAGTACGTGGACATCAACGTCACAGACCAG GCCATCGCGGGGCTGAACGGGATGCAGCTGGGGGATAAGAAGCTGCTTGTCCAGAGGGCAAGCGTGGGAGCCAAGAATGCCACGCTG AGTACCATCAACCAGACCCCCGTGACCTTGCAAGTGCCTGGCCTGATGAGCTCCCAGGTGCAGATGGGTGGTCACCCGACTGAGGTCCTGTGCCTCATGAACATGGTCCTGCCCGAGGAGCTGCTGGACGACGAGGAGTACGAGGAGATTGTGGAGGACGTGCGTGACGAGTGCAGCAAGTACGGGCTCGTCAAGTCCATCGAGATCCCCCGGCCCGTGGACGGCGTGGAGGTGCCCGGCTGCGGAAAG
- the U2AF2 gene encoding splicing factor U2AF 65 kDa subunit isoform X3, producing MSDFDEFERQLNENKQERDKENRHRKRSHSRSRSRDRKRRSRSRDRRNRDQRSASRDRRRRSKPLTRGAKEEHGGLIRSPRHEKKKKVRKYWDVPPPGFEHITPMQYKAMQAAGQIPATALLPTMTPDGLAVTPTPVPVVGSQMTRQARRLYVGNIPFGITEEAMMDFFNAQMRLGGLTQAPGNPVLAVQINQDKNFAFLEFRSVDETTQAMAFDGIIFQGQSLKIRRPHDYQPLPGMSENPSVYVPGVVSTVVPDSAHKLFIGGLPNYLNDDQVKELLTSFGPLKAFNLVKDSATGLSKGYAFCEYVDINVTDQAIAGLNGMQLGDKKLLVQRASVGAKNATLSTINQTPVTLQVPGLMSSQVQMGGHPTEVLCLMNMVLPEELLDDEEYEEIVEDVRDECSKYGLVKSIEIPRPVDGVEVPGCGKIFVEFTSVFDCQKAMQGLTGRKFANRVVVTKYCDPDSYHRRDFW from the exons ATGTCGGACTTCGACGAGTTCGAGCGGCAGCTCAACGAGAATAAGCAAG AGCGTGACAAGGAGAACCGGCACCGGAAGCGCAGCCACAGCCGCTCTCGAAGCCGGGACCGCAAGCGCCGCAGCCGCAGCCGGGACCGGCGCAACCGGGACCAGCGCAGCGCCTCCCGGGACAGGCGGCGCCGAAG caaaCCTTTGACCAGAGGCGCTAAAGAGGAGCACGGTGGATTGAT tcgtTCCCCCCGCCacgagaagaagaagaaggtccGTAAATATTGGGACGTGCCACCGCCCGGCTTCGAGCACATCACCCCCATGCAGTACAAGGCCATGCAAG CTGCCGGTCAGATTCCAGCCACCGCCCTTCTCCCCACCATGACCCCTGACGGTCTGGCTGTGACCCCGACGCCGGTGCCCGTGGTCGGTAGCCAGATGACCAGACAGGCCCGGCGCCTCTATGTGGGCAACATCCCCTTCGGCATCACTGAG GAGGCCATGATGGATTTCTTCAACGCCCAGATGCGCCTGGGGGGGCTGACGCAGGCCCCCGGCAATCCTGTCTTGGCAGTGCAGATTAACCAGGACAAGAACTTTGCCTTCTTAGAG ttCCGCTCAGTGGACGAGACCACGCAGGCCATGGCCTTTGACGGCATCATCTTCCAGGGCCAGTCACTGAAGATCCGCAGGCCTCACGACTACCAGCCCCTGCCTGGCATGTCGGAGAACCCCTCTGTCTATGTGCCTG GAGTCGTGTCCACTGTGGTCCCAGACTCTGCCCACAAGCTGTTCATCGGGGGCTTACCCAACTACCTGAATGACGACCAG GTAAAAGAGCTGTTGACATCGTTTGGGCCTCTCAAGGCCTTCAACCTGGTTAAGGACAGTGCCACGGGGCTCTCCAAGGGCTACGCCTTCTGTGAGTACGTGGACATCAACGTCACAGACCAG GCCATCGCGGGGCTGAACGGGATGCAGCTGGGGGATAAGAAGCTGCTTGTCCAGAGGGCAAGCGTGGGAGCCAAGAATGCCACGCTG AGTACCATCAACCAGACCCCCGTGACCTTGCAAGTGCCTGGCCTGATGAGCTCCCAGGTGCAGATGGGTGGTCACCCGACTGAGGTCCTGTGCCTCATGAACATGGTCCTGCCCGAGGAGCTGCTGGACGACGAGGAGTACGAGGAGATTGTGGAGGACGTGCGTGACGAGTGCAGCAAGTACGGGCTCGTCAAGTCCATCGAGATCCCCCGGCCCGTGGACGGCGTGGAGGTGCCCGGCTGCGGAAAG
- the ZNF580 gene encoding zinc finger protein 580 isoform X5 produces MAPLRARGRFNLFASCIPGSDSREASPHNARTAKAMHAWRRGPGARGRRSEAGRHPEPLFAGVCFPPGRISGAASGREGGRSGSRLRALRVHDPARRTSWGRPSSRFPPRSDPRDLRTASRRRELPPLPSCSAAPLWFPPRHDLLVDTRSIRY; encoded by the exons ATGGCTCCACTTAGGGCTCGCGGAAGGTTTAATCTCTTCGCCTCTTGCATCCCGGGATCAGACTCTCGGGAGGCCTCTCCTCATAACGCACGGACAGCAAAGGCCATGCATGCCTGGAGGAGGGGTCCAGGAGCACGAGGACGG AGAAGTGAGGCGGGCAGACACCCGGAACCGTTGTTCGCGGGTGTTTGTTTCCCGCCGGGGCGGATTTCTGGGGCCGCGTCTGGCCGAGAAGGAGGCAGGAGCGGGAGCCGTCTCCGGGCTCTCCGAGTCCATGACCCCGCGCGGCGGACATCCTGGGGCCGCCCCTCGAGCCGCTTCCCACCGCGCTCGGACCCGAGAGACCTCCGCACCGCGAGCCGGCGCCGGGAG ctgcctcccctccccagctgcagCGCCGCCCCGCTCTGGTTCCCCCCGCGCCACGACCTGCTCGTGGACACGCGCAGCATTCGCTACTAG
- the ZNF580 gene encoding zinc finger protein 580 isoform X3, whose amino-acid sequence MLLLPPRPPHPRSSSPETMDPPPPKAPPFPKTEGPSSTPSSAAGPRPPRLGRHLLIDANGVPYTYTVQLEEEPRGPPQREAPPGEPGPRKGYSCPECARVFASPLRLQSHRVSHSDLKPFTCGACGKAFKRSSHLSRHRATHRARAGPPHTCPLCPRRFQDAAELAQHVRLH is encoded by the coding sequence atgctgctgctgccgccgcggcCACCCCACCCTCGGTCCTCCTCTCCGGAGACCATGGACCCGCCGCCCCCCAAGGCTCCCCCTTTCCCCAAGACGGAAGGTCCTTCCTCCACTCCTTCCTCGGCGGCGGGGCCCCGACCCCCGCGGCTGGGCCGCCACCTGCTCATCGACGCCAACGGGGTCCCCTACACGTACACGGTGCAGTTGGAGGAGGAGCCCCGGGGCCCGCCACAGCGCGAGGCACCGCCGGGAGAGCCAGGCCCTCGCAAGGGCTACAGCTGCCCTGAGTGCGCCCGGGTCTTTGCCAGCCCTCTGCGGCTGCAGAGCCACCGCGTGTCGCACTCGGACCTCAAGCCCTTCACATGCGGCGCCTGCGGCAAGGCCTTCAAGCGTTCCAGCCACCTGTCGCGGCACCGTGCCACGCACCGTGCCCGCGCCGGCCCACCGCACACCTGCCCGCTCTGCCCACGCCGTTTCCAGGACGCAGCGGAGCTGGCGCAGCACGTGCGCCTCCACTAA
- the ZNF581 gene encoding zinc finger protein 581 encodes MLVLPSPCPQPLALPSAEAMEAPPPRTGGSPEPGPSSSTGCPQASSPSRPNHYLLIDTQGVPYTVLVDEESQRESGPDGASAQKKCYSCPVCSRVFEYMSYLQRHSITHSEVKPFECDTCGKAFKRASHLARHHSIHRAGGGRPHGCPLCPRRFREAGELAQHSRVHSGERPYQCPHCPRRFMEQNTLQKHARWKHP; translated from the coding sequence ATGCTGGTGCTGccgtccccctgcccccagcccctggcgctTCCCTCCGCTGAGGCCATGGAGGCGCCTCCCCCTCGGACAGGCGGGTCCCCAGAACCCGGACCTTCCTCCTCCACAGGATGTCCCCAGGCTTCGTCCCCTTCGAGGCCCAACCACTACCTGCTCATAGACACCCAGGGCGTCCCGTACACCGTGCTGGTGGACGAGGAGTCTCAGAGAGAGTCCGGGCCCGATGGGGCTTCGGCTCAGAAAAAGTGCTACAGCTGCCCAGTGTGCTCCCGGGTCTTCGAGTACATGTCTTACCTTCAGCGACACAGCATCACCCACTCGGAGGTCAAGCCCTTTGAGTGTGACACCTGCGGGAAGGCATTCAAGCGGGCCAGCCACCTGGCGCGGCACCATTCCATTCaccgggcgggcggcgggcggccccACGGCTGCCCGCTCTGCCCTCGCCGCTTCCGAGAGGCGGGCGAGCTGGCCCAGCACAGCCGGGTCCACTCCGGGGAGCGCCCCTACCAGTGCCCGCACTGCCCACGCCGATTTATGGAGCAGAACACGCTGCAGAAGCACGCTCGGTGGAAGCATCCCTGA
- the ZNF580 gene encoding zinc finger protein 580 isoform X1, with product MTPRGGHPGAAPRAASHRARTRETSAPRAGAGRMPGSWRSTFWTTWLEGISWTVERLQELHRISCFCCLPSPAAAPPRSGSPRATTCSWTRAAFATSSPRSWRTSCGRPPALHSTFQPYACAACPRPSSAAATWRGPAPTAALGSGSGLAALPRSGQRAPAPRRGRRTSVSSLRAGASGPPRFVPTSPRRCRCCSLRLSLPLPRWEEPLLPTSASVRVWPSRALGLPTCPMGRAILAHLCIWQGLALSAPRSPHLPSRQKLPSSRPLPRLEGDAGGSAGGKRTDWARPFLVGLRAKTASPSLVY from the exons ATGACCCCGCGCGGCGGACATCCTGGGGCCGCCCCTCGAGCCGCTTCCCACCGCGCTCGGACCCGAGAGACCTCCGCACCGCGAGCCGGCGCCGGGAG GATGCCGGGCAGCTGGCGCAGCACGTTCTGGACCACTTGGCTGGAAGGAATTTCCTGGACCGTGGAGAGACTGCAGGAGCTGCACAGAATCTCTTGTTTCTG ctgcctcccctccccagctgcagCGCCGCCCCGCTCTGGTTCCCCCCGCGCCACGACCTGCTCGTGGACACGCGCAGCATTCGCTACTAGTTCACCGCGCAGCTGGAGGACGAGCTGCGGGCGCCCCCCGGCGCTGCACTCGACGTTCCAACCTTACGCGTGCGCCGCCTGCCCCAGGCCTTCCAGCGCTGCGGCCACCTGGCGCGGCCCGGCGCCGACCGCCGCACTAGGTTCCGGATCTGGCCTGGCTGCCCTGCCCCGCTCTGGTCAACGCGCTCCTGCACCAAGACGCGGCCGCCGGACCTCGGTTTCCTCTCTGCGCGCGGGAGCCTCGGGCCCACCGCGCTTTGTGCCGACATCACCCAGACGCTGTCGCTGCTGCTCCTTGCGCCTCAGTCTCCCCCTTCCTCGATGGGAAGAGCCACTCTTGCCCACCTCTGCATCTGTCAGGGTTTGGCCCTCTCGGGCCCTCGGTCTCCCCACCTGCCCGATGGGAAGAGCCATCCTTGCCCACCTCTGCATCTGGCAAGGTTTGGCCCTGTCTGCACCTCGGTCTCCCCATTTGCCCAGCCGACAGAAACTTCCCTCTTCCCGCCCTCTGCCTCGTTTGGAAGGGGATGCAGGCGGGTCGGCCGGTGGGAAGAGGACGGATTGGGCGCGCCCGTTCCTTGTGGGACTTCGGGCAAAGACAGCCTCGCCTAGCCTCGTCTACTAA